The following are encoded in a window of Phaseolus vulgaris cultivar G19833 chromosome 3, P. vulgaris v2.0, whole genome shotgun sequence genomic DNA:
- the LOC137807383 gene encoding RING-H2 finger protein ATL56-like, with protein MPLATHHPQFQPQPQPKPNPNLLSLFLKPIIMLLLTSLFFLFIGFAAFLLLNLFLLGGAFHRLRFRPSAVTATASNALLPREINKLPRFRLSRGSHILADFPCVVCLDTFRNGQWCRKLAACGHVFHRRCVDTWLLKVAACPTCRTPVRLNAETPVRDPTLGSAFAQFQTCETDSNALALL; from the coding sequence ATGCCTCTTGCCACACACCACCCCCAATTCCAACCCCAACCCCAACCAAAACCTAATCCAAACCTCCTCTCTCTCTTCCTCAAACCCATCATTATGCTCCTTCTCACCtccctcttcttcctcttcataGGCTTCGCCGCCTTCCTCCTCCTCAACCTCTTTCTCCTTGGCGGCGCCTTCCACCGCCTTCGCTTCCGCCCCTCCGCCGTCACTGCCACCGCTTCCAACGCCCTCCTCCCTCGCGAAATCAACAAGCTCCCTCGCTTCCGCCTCTCCCGGGGATCCCACATCCTAGCCGACTTCCCCTGCGTTGTCTGTTTAGACACCTTCCGCAACGGCCAGTGGTGCCGGAAACTCGCCGCCTGCGGTCACGTCTTTCACCGCAGGTGCGTCGACACGTGGCTCCTCAAAGTCGCCGCATGCCCCACGTGCCGTACACCCGTGCGATTAAACGCCGAAACTCCGGTACGTGACCCAACACTAGGTTCTGCTTTTGCCCAATTTCAAACCTGCGAAACTGACTCCAATGCTCTCGCCCTTTTATAG